The DNA region CGAAAGAGCGTCGGCAGCGTCACGACTTCGAGCCCTGCGCGCCGCAGCTCGCGCTTCGCGCGCAGCATCTCCGCGGCTGCCGTGCGCCGTGCTTGCGCCAGGCGGCGATGATCTTCAAGCCCATCCAGGCGAGTCAATTCTTGCGCGGAGAAAAGTGCCGGGGTCGCGCCGTTGAGTACGGCGCCGATACACCTGATGCCCAACGCGGTCAGCGCCGGCGGCGCGGCGAGCGCCTCGCGGAGCGCGAGTTCTTCCGCGCGCAGCGTCAGGAGCACCCCGAAGCGCTCGCCCTCCCGGATAAACTCATCGACCTCGGCGGCGAGCCGGTTGAGGGTTCCGAACGGCGCGAGCCGCTGAACACCGTCCGCGACTGACAACATTTCGAGCGCGCTGCCGGTGGCCGCAGCATCGATCACCAGAGTTCGATCTCGATGCTCCGCGACCGCCATCAGCCGAATCCGCGCGAGCATCAGGAAAGCCTCGAGTCCGGGCAACGCCGCCGCGACCAGACCAAAGGTGCGGCTCTGCAGCAACCGCCGTGAGATTGCGCGCAGCGGCACAATTCGCTCGATAAAGGCTTGCAGTTCAGCGCGAGCGGTCAGCGCCCGATACTCAAAGTTGCCTCCCGCGAGCGGCGAGGCCGGACCGCCGCCATCTGCGCTTGAACGTCGCGGATCGAGCTCAACCAGCGTCACCGCGCGCGCGCGTGACAACGCCAGCGCCAAAGCGACCGCGACCGTGCTCTTGCCCGTACCGCCCTTGCCGGTTACGAAGATAACCTGGGGCAGCTTGATTGATGAACGGCAGGTTGTCTCAGTGCGCATCTACGGAGGCGAAGTGGCGGAAAGGCCTAACGATACGGCTCGCGATATTCCCGCGCCGATTGACACCGTCGCGTTTGCCATAGCGCCGGAACAAATCGCGTTGTTCAAGGCGATCATCGAGTCCTACGATAACCTGGCAACCGTGCGCACCGAGGATCCGCGCCGCCATCATATGAAACTCTATTTCGCACCCGAGATGCGGCTCGAAGTTGAGGCGCTGCTTGCGGCGCTCGCCGCCGACTTCTCGATCATCCGTCTGGATTCGCCCTAGGAGGCGCGCACCTCGACCGTGAAATCGCGCCCCTCCCATCGATTATCCTCGGACCAACGGAAGGTGAAGCGCAGGGGATCGGTGTCACCAACCGCGGTCGTGAGATCAACGAAACTCATTCCGATCGAGGTGTTGTAGGAGGGTGAATCAATCGCGTGCGACCAGTCGCCGCGTCCCCAATGGAGTGTGAAGGGCGCGCCGGCCTGGATCCGCAATCGCGTGCCCGCGACCATCGCCCGCACCTGCCGGTTAAATTTCCAGACCTCGAGTGGCGGCCGCCGCCGCGGCTGCAAATAGCGCTCGGCTACCTCCGGAATCAGATCGAAAACCTGGCCATCGTCGGCCGAGCGCAACAGCTTGATATATTCCGCGTGCGCCCACATCAGCGGCATCGCCGCACCCGTCGGTTTGCCGAAAAACATGTGCGCCGAAGCCAGGTCCGGCTGATCCCAAATCTGTTCCGGCAGCAGGCGGGTCGCCGTCGCAAAACTCTCGATCGCGCGGATGTAGGGGCGCGCGTCGCGGCCCGCAGCCAGCTCATAGTGCGCGCGTTCGCCGGTCAGCAGGGGCCACGGTCGTCCGCGGCCCCAGTTGATGAACGGGCCGCCGTCGTCCAGTTGTCCGTAGCCGTCATGGTTGTAGCGGCGCCAGCAGGGCCCGCCGGGAAAATCGGTCTTGAGCGCGGCATCGATTACGCGCAGCGAATCTTCCATCATCGGATCGCCCGCCCGCCGGATGCCATAGCGCACCAGCTCCAGAAAGCCCGCATCGACGATTTCCGCGGCGGGAAAATCGGTCTGCTCGCCCGGCGCACGATTGCGAATTGAAATCGTGCCGTGATCGGGATCTTCGTCAGGTAAGGGATTGGCCGGATCCTCCGGATTGATCCGGATGTAATGCCGCTTGATCCCCGGCACGATCACGCCCCGGCGCGTCACCGTCCAAGCTTCGACGTGAGACTCGATAAAATCGGCGAAATCGGAAAAAAATCCGGCGAGCACCGTGTCGCCCTGTTCCTGCGCAAACGCCGCGGCGCAGACCAGCGCGGCGATATTGCTCGCCAACGTCGAGGGCGAATAGCCGCTGTTCTCTTCCCAGCGCTCCTGCGGCGTCACGCAGCCGCGATCGATCAGGAACGTCGCTGCCGCTTTCACCATCGGATATGGATCGAAGTCGGCCAACGCCCCGGCCTTGTGCAAACGCCAGGCGAGCATGATCGGAAAGGCGACTTCGTCGAGCTGAATACCCGTCCAGTAGGGCTCGCCATCGACCCAGAAATTCTGCGGAAAACTGCCGTCCGCAAGCTGCGAGCAGGCCAGATAGATCAGCGCGCGCAACGGCGTCTCCAGATCCCCGGCCGCCATCAGACCCGTCGCGCTGTTGACCATGTCGCGCGTCCACACCAGATGATAGCCGCCGAGATCCTCGTCGCCCTTCGCTTCGCCCCACGGAATACTCAGTGAGGCAATGAGCGCACCGGGATAGTTTTTATCTTCGTGCGTCAGGATCAACTCGCGACTGCGGCGATAGAGCATGCCGCCGTCACCGCTGAGTTTTTCCAGCGGCCGCAGCCGTTTTGTAGCGCGCGACCATTGCTCGAGAAAGCGCTCACGATGCTGCTCGAAGGGCGTACCCAGGGTCTGCGATACCGTGGTGATCGCATGATGTAGTGTCCGCCCGAAGCCCAGCGCCAGCGTGAAGCGAGCGCCGCTCCGCAAATCGATCTCGCCGGTCAGCGCGATATTGCCGTCCGGTGCGGAGGCGAACTCCCGATCGAGCTTGAAGTTTCTCGATAAATCCTGCCAACCGTCGGTCGTGCCGACGTAGCCGCACGAACGATGGACGAACGGCGTCGTCGCCGCCAGCGCCAGCCAGGTCGCGCCTTTGTGCGCCGTCAAAAACTCGCGGCCCGCGATTCGCGCCACGTTGCCGTTGTTGCCCCAGCCGCCGACCTCGAGATGCGGCGCGAGTATTACGTACATCCGGAGCTTGCGGAGAAACGCCGGATCGCCTTCAAGGCTGGTATCCAGCAGCACGCAGGGCTGATGCGGGTCGGCAATCACGTCGATCACGATCCGATAGCGCCCCGCCGGGGCGGCGTTGATAATGCGCACGCCGAGCCCGTGCTCGCCGAGATATTCGATCGTCGAATCGAGATTGCGATGGGTGTCGTGGAAAAAAGTCTCGCCGTCGGTCACCAGATACTGCAGATCGCGGATTTGCGGACGATCGAGGGTGGAAAAGTAAACCTCACTGATCACGCCATTCGATACCGTAAACCACACCCGGCTCGAGGCCGAATACGCCGTGCCGACCACGTCCTTCGCGCTATGCGTCCAGCGCGGCGGGATACCCGGCCCGCCGTTCGCAATCGGCAGATATTCAAGCGTCGCCATATTGGGATATTTCCTTCAGAGGTTCCGGCCGTACGCGAAAGAAATATGCGACCCCGACGCTCAAGCCATAGAGGCCCAGTAGTGGAATCGCCAACAAAAAGGGTGAGATCATGTCTGGCGGCGTCAGCGCCAGCGCGACCACGAAGATCGCCAGGACCGCGTAGCGCAGATGGCGAATCATCAGGCGATGATCGATCACGCCAACGCGCGTCAGAAAGAACGCAAATATCGGCATCTCGAACGTCAAGCCGAAGGCCAGCAGCAACTTGGCGGAAAAGGCCAGATACTCGCTGACCCGCAGCGTTGGCGTCACCCCGATACTCGCGTACTGGCCGAGGAAAAACGCATAGCCGATACGAAACACGACCGCCCAGCAAAAGTAGCCGCCCGCGGCAAAAAACAACGTTGCCGCTATGACGAATGGCCCGGCCATCCGCCGCTCCGACCGATGGAGCCCCGGCGCGATAAAGCGCCAGACCTCAAAAAACACCGCCGGACTTGCAACGAACAAACCGGCGATCAGCGCAACCTTAATCTTCGTGAAAAAAGCCTCGCCCACCCCCGTGCCGATCAGCAATACCGGGCTGCGCGAGGCCTCATGCAGCGGCTCGGCCAATAGTTTGAAAAGCTGATCGGCAAACGCATAGGCGATCGCAAAGCCAACGCCAACTGCGATCACCGCCCGGATCAAGCGGTTGCGCAGCTCGGTCAGATGTTCGAGCAGCGGCATCCGCCCGTCGCCGGGCTCGGGTGCCGCCGTCGATGTCGTCAGCTCCGGCTCGGTCACGATTGGCTGTCAGGCCCCTCGGATGGCGCGGCTGGACCTGGCGTCGCCGCGCTCGGCGGCTTCGCGATCGCGGCGGGCGGTTGCCGGATCGACAATGGATCGTCGGCCGCCTCGGTCAGCTCGCGCATCACGGTGTTGCTCGCGAGCCGCAATTCCCGCAACACTTTCCCCACCGTGCGCATGACCTCCGGCAGTTTTTCCGGCGGCACCACGATGAGCGCAACAATCAGAATAACGATGATTTCGCTGATCCCCACAATCCGGCTCGCTCGATCCGCGCGCCACACTTCGCCCATTCCGGCGCGCTATATGCAATGATCATGGACCTTCCCCGGAGTGTCAAACGATGAACCGCACCGCTGTCGTCGCTGACCGCCGCTTCATGAACCACGCTCCCGGCCGGATGCATCCCGAGCGCCCCGAGCGCATCGCCGCGATGCTCGAGATGACGTCGCAGCTGACCCGCCCCGAGCTCAAGCTCTATTCGCCGCGTCCCGCGACGCCGGCTGAGTTGGAATTGTGTCACAGCCCGGACTACGTCGCGTCAGTCGAACGCACCGCGACGCTTGAGCACTTCGACTTCGATCCCGATACGCACAGCTCGCGCGCGACTTGGGCGACCGCGCAACTCGCCGCCGGTGGCGTCCTGACCGCGGTCGAGGCGGTCGCGGACGGCGACGCCGACAACGCCTTCGCGATCGTCCGCCCGCCCGGCCATCACGCCCTGGCCGAACGTGCGATGGGCTTCTGCTTCTTCAACAACGTCGCGATCGCCGCTGCGTCCCTGGTTAAACAGCGCGGACTTAAGCGCGTGATGGTCCTCGACTGGGATGTCCATCACGGCAATGGCACCCAGCAGGCATTCTTCGATTCGCCGCAAGTCCTCTACCTCTCGATTCATCAATATCCGTTTTATCCCGGCACCGGCTGGTTCGACGAACTCGGCGTCGGCGCCGGCGCGGGCTTCACGATCAACGCCCCGCTGACTGCGGGCTTCGGCGACGCCGAGTACCTCGCCGTCTTCGATCATCTCCTGTTGCCCATCGCCCGCCGCTTCAATCCCGAGTTCGTGCTGATCTCGTCGGGCTTCGACTGCCATCAGCGCGACCCACTCGGCGGCATGAGAGTCACCGCCAACGGCTTCACGGCGATGACCCGCCGGCTGAAACGGCTCGCGGCCGAATGCTGCGCGGGGAAACTGGTCGCAGTGCTCGAAGGCGGCTACGATCTCGAGGCCCTGAGCGCGGGCGGCCGCGCCGTCATCGAGGAGCTGGGCCGCGAGGCCGACGAAGCCATCGCGACCGCCGCTCCCAACCCGCGCGTCGCCTCGATTCTCGAACGCGCCCGCCATTTCCTCGCGCCCTATTGGCAGCTCGACTGATTTACCCGCGGCGCCACGCCCGCGCGCCTCGTTGTCGCCTACACCCGACCGTGATATTTAATCCATGATCAACTGTGCGTTTGGAGGGAAGACGGCATGAAAGTCTCGATGTTCCATCTTATGCCTTACCGTGATTTGCCGGCCGACTTCGAGAAAAAATATCGTTCCGTATGGGTCGATCCGCCGTACTGGGAGCTCGCCGATTCGACCAAGGTGGGCCAGTACTATAACTGGACGCTTGACGAACTTATCTATGCAGCCAAGGTCGGAATGGACGGCATCTGCGTCAACGAACATCATCAGAACGCCTACGGCTTCATGCCCAGTCCCAACCTGATGGGCTCGGCCCTCGCACGCGCCACCGCCGACCTCAACTGCGCCATTGTGCAGATGGGCGCGACTTTGCCGACCTCCAACCCTCCCATCCGCGTCGCCGAAGAATACGCCATGCTCGACTGTATCAGCGGCGGCCGCATGGTCGCCGGGATGCCGCTGGGCACCCCGATGGATGCCAACCTCTGCTACGGCGTCACCCCGATCGAGCATCGCGAGCGCTACTACGAGGCGCACGATCTGATCATGAAGGCGTGGCAATCCAAAGAGATCTTTGCCTGGAACGGCAAGTACTTCAAACTTCCGATGGTCAACCTCTGGCCGCGCCCGATCCAGCAACCTCATCCTCCCGTGTGGGTCCCCGGCGCGGGCAGCCTCAGCACCTGGGATTTTTCCGCCAAGCACGATCATTGTTACTGCTTCCTGAGCTACTACGGCAGCCAGCTCGGCAAGCGTGTCATGGACGGCTTCTGGGAATTTGCCGACAAGGCCGGCGTTGACCAGAACCCCTATCGCGCGGGCTTCCTCCAGCTCGTCGTCGTTGCCGAGACCGACGCCAAGGCGGAAGAGTTGTACTATCCGCACATCCGTTATTTTTACGACAAGAGCCTGCACGTCCTCAACGAGTTCCAGATGATCCCCGGCAATCAGGACTACAAGAGCCTCGCCAACAGCGTCAAAAATCTGATGCCTATGCAGCTCGGCCTGATGAACGAGATCCCCAACTGGAAGTACAAGGATTTCCTCGATAACGGCTTCGTCATCGGCGGCAGCCCGGCAACGGTGCGCGATCAGTTGATGGAAGCGGTCAAGAAACTTCGCGTCGGCAACCTGATGGTTCTGCTGCATATCGGCTCGATGCCGCACGAGTTGACCCTC from Candidatus Binataceae bacterium includes:
- a CDS encoding LLM class flavin-dependent oxidoreductase, encoding MKVSMFHLMPYRDLPADFEKKYRSVWVDPPYWELADSTKVGQYYNWTLDELIYAAKVGMDGICVNEHHQNAYGFMPSPNLMGSALARATADLNCAIVQMGATLPTSNPPIRVAEEYAMLDCISGGRMVAGMPLGTPMDANLCYGVTPIEHRERYYEAHDLIMKAWQSKEIFAWNGKYFKLPMVNLWPRPIQQPHPPVWVPGAGSLSTWDFSAKHDHCYCFLSYYGSQLGKRVMDGFWEFADKAGVDQNPYRAGFLQLVVVAETDAKAEELYYPHIRYFYDKSLHVLNEFQMIPGNQDYKSLANSVKNLMPMQLGLMNEIPNWKYKDFLDNGFVIGGSPATVRDQLMEAVKKLRVGNLMVLLHIGSMPHELTLKNIELFAREVKPHFRTLWDDKWENKWWPQALRGREAFVAPNHGVGAEMRAGK
- a CDS encoding histone deacetylase gives rise to the protein MNRTAVVADRRFMNHAPGRMHPERPERIAAMLEMTSQLTRPELKLYSPRPATPAELELCHSPDYVASVERTATLEHFDFDPDTHSSRATWATAQLAAGGVLTAVEAVADGDADNAFAIVRPPGHHALAERAMGFCFFNNVAIAAASLVKQRGLKRVMVLDWDVHHGNGTQQAFFDSPQVLYLSIHQYPFYPGTGWFDELGVGAGAGFTINAPLTAGFGDAEYLAVFDHLLLPIARRFNPEFVLISSGFDCHQRDPLGGMRVTANGFTAMTRRLKRLAAECCAGKLVAVLEGGYDLEALSAGGRAVIEELGREADEAIATAAPNPRVASILERARHFLAPYWQLD
- a CDS encoding glycoside hydrolase family 15 protein, with product MATLEYLPIANGGPGIPPRWTHSAKDVVGTAYSASSRVWFTVSNGVISEVYFSTLDRPQIRDLQYLVTDGETFFHDTHRNLDSTIEYLGEHGLGVRIINAAPAGRYRIVIDVIADPHQPCVLLDTSLEGDPAFLRKLRMYVILAPHLEVGGWGNNGNVARIAGREFLTAHKGATWLALAATTPFVHRSCGYVGTTDGWQDLSRNFKLDREFASAPDGNIALTGEIDLRSGARFTLALGFGRTLHHAITTVSQTLGTPFEQHRERFLEQWSRATKRLRPLEKLSGDGGMLYRRSRELILTHEDKNYPGALIASLSIPWGEAKGDEDLGGYHLVWTRDMVNSATGLMAAGDLETPLRALIYLACSQLADGSFPQNFWVDGEPYWTGIQLDEVAFPIMLAWRLHKAGALADFDPYPMVKAAATFLIDRGCVTPQERWEENSGYSPSTLASNIAALVCAAAFAQEQGDTVLAGFFSDFADFIESHVEAWTVTRRGVIVPGIKRHYIRINPEDPANPLPDEDPDHGTISIRNRAPGEQTDFPAAEIVDAGFLELVRYGIRRAGDPMMEDSLRVIDAALKTDFPGGPCWRRYNHDGYGQLDDGGPFINWGRGRPWPLLTGERAHYELAAGRDARPYIRAIESFATATRLLPEQIWDQPDLASAHMFFGKPTGAAMPLMWAHAEYIKLLRSADDGQVFDLIPEVAERYLQPRRRPPLEVWKFNRQVRAMVAGTRLRIQAGAPFTLHWGRGDWSHAIDSPSYNTSIGMSFVDLTTAVGDTDPLRFTFRWSEDNRWEGRDFTVEVRAS
- a CDS encoding ArsA-related P-loop ATPase; this encodes MRTETTCRSSIKLPQVIFVTGKGGTGKSTVAVALALALSRARAVTLVELDPRRSSADGGGPASPLAGGNFEYRALTARAELQAFIERIVPLRAISRRLLQSRTFGLVAAALPGLEAFLMLARIRLMAVAEHRDRTLVIDAAATGSALEMLSVADGVQRLAPFGTLNRLAAEVDEFIREGERFGVLLTLRAEELALREALAAPPALTALGIRCIGAVLNGATPALFSAQELTRLDGLEDHRRLAQARRTAAAEMLRAKRELRRAGLEVVTLPTLFRPALAQPEFEALADAFAASGIA
- a CDS encoding twin-arginine translocase TatA/TatE family subunit — encoded protein: MGISEIIVILIVALIVVPPEKLPEVMRTVGKVLRELRLASNTVMRELTEAADDPLSIRQPPAAIAKPPSAATPGPAAPSEGPDSQS
- a CDS encoding DUF4911 domain-containing protein encodes the protein MAERPNDTARDIPAPIDTVAFAIAPEQIALFKAIIESYDNLATVRTEDPRRHHMKLYFAPEMRLEVEALLAALAADFSIIRLDSP
- the tatC gene encoding twin-arginine translocase subunit TatC, with the protein product MTEPELTTSTAAPEPGDGRMPLLEHLTELRNRLIRAVIAVGVGFAIAYAFADQLFKLLAEPLHEASRSPVLLIGTGVGEAFFTKIKVALIAGLFVASPAVFFEVWRFIAPGLHRSERRMAGPFVIAATLFFAAGGYFCWAVVFRIGYAFFLGQYASIGVTPTLRVSEYLAFSAKLLLAFGLTFEMPIFAFFLTRVGVIDHRLMIRHLRYAVLAIFVVALALTPPDMISPFLLAIPLLGLYGLSVGVAYFFRVRPEPLKEISQYGDA